The following coding sequences are from one Thermostaphylospora chromogena window:
- a CDS encoding ATP-binding cassette domain-containing protein, which translates to MIHTRGLTRRFMIKKETVEAVRGLDIDVEEGELVAFLGPNGAGKSTSLRMLTTLLPPTSGTAVVAGHDVVTDPAGVRRRIGYIGQGSGAGDNFRVVDELVTQGRCYGLGRAAARERAAELLAVLDLEPLATRTAATLSGGQRRRLDIALGLVHRPGLLFLDEPSTGLDPHNRADLWEHILRLRKENGTTIVMTTHYLDEADAMAERVMIIDHGRIIADDAPEKLKADLAGDLVTVVLDGEASAVRAAEVAGRIPHVREVTAEGAVVTLRAPGGPAVLPELLRTLEADGVRVSAAEVRRPTLDDVFLSLTGRSLRETDIARTEGA; encoded by the coding sequence ATGATCCATACCCGCGGGCTGACCCGCCGGTTCATGATTAAGAAGGAGACGGTCGAGGCGGTGCGCGGCCTCGACATCGATGTCGAGGAGGGTGAGCTCGTCGCCTTCCTCGGTCCCAACGGCGCGGGCAAGTCCACCAGCCTGCGCATGCTCACCACCCTGCTCCCGCCGACATCCGGCACGGCGGTCGTCGCCGGACACGACGTCGTCACCGATCCGGCCGGGGTCCGCCGCCGGATCGGCTACATCGGCCAGGGAAGCGGGGCGGGCGACAACTTCCGGGTGGTGGACGAGCTGGTGACCCAGGGCCGCTGCTACGGGCTCGGCAGGGCCGCGGCCCGCGAGCGGGCGGCCGAACTGCTCGCCGTGCTGGACCTGGAACCGCTGGCGACCCGGACGGCCGCCACGCTGTCGGGCGGTCAGCGCCGCCGCCTGGACATCGCCCTCGGCCTGGTCCACCGGCCCGGCCTGCTCTTCCTGGACGAGCCGTCCACCGGTCTCGACCCGCACAACCGCGCCGACCTGTGGGAGCACATCCTGCGGCTGCGCAAGGAGAACGGCACGACGATCGTCATGACAACCCACTATCTGGATGAAGCCGACGCCATGGCCGAACGCGTCATGATCATCGATCACGGCAGGATCATCGCCGACGACGCCCCCGAGAAGCTGAAGGCCGACCTCGCCGGTGACCTCGTCACGGTCGTCCTGGACGGCGAGGCGAGCGCCGTACGCGCCGCCGAGGTCGCCGGGCGGATTCCGCACGTCCGCGAGGTAACCGCCGAGGGCGCGGTCGTGACCCTGCGCGCGCCGGGCGGTCCGGCCGTGCTGCCGGAGCTGCTGCGCACCCTGGAGGCCGACGGGGTGCGCGTGTCCGCCGCCGAGGTGCGCAGGCCCACCCTCGACGACGTCTTCCTCTCCCTCACCGGCCGCAGCCTGCGCGAGACCGACATCGCCCGCACGGAAGGAGCCTGA
- a CDS encoding ABC transporter permease, whose amino-acid sequence MRLLTHTGIVFAREIAPELRAPAGMVFGMIQPFVFLLLFGPLLSGMPGMGGSVWQWFVPGILIMQSLYGPASAGYYLLVEGTSGSLERMLVTPLSRSAMLIGRALKEIVTLLVQASIIVLALLPFGFRPHPVGAVTGLMVLVVLGIGLGGLSFALAIAARRSPSLFWGVQQTALFPMMLLSGVFLPMDDAPAVLRALSAVNPLTHVVEAERALFNGHLIGGTPLAGALTAVGVAVVGLLVGIRSMRRASL is encoded by the coding sequence ATGCGTCTGCTCACCCACACCGGGATCGTCTTCGCCAGGGAGATCGCTCCGGAGCTGCGCGCACCGGCAGGAATGGTCTTCGGCATGATCCAGCCGTTCGTCTTCCTGCTGCTGTTCGGCCCGTTGCTATCCGGCATGCCAGGAATGGGCGGCTCGGTCTGGCAGTGGTTCGTCCCGGGAATTCTGATCATGCAGAGTCTCTACGGACCGGCCTCGGCAGGCTACTACCTGCTCGTCGAAGGCACCTCCGGATCGTTGGAGCGGATGCTCGTCACCCCGCTCAGCCGGTCGGCCATGTTGATCGGGCGGGCCCTGAAAGAGATCGTGACGCTGCTGGTTCAGGCGTCGATCATCGTCCTGGCGCTGCTGCCGTTCGGCTTCCGGCCCCATCCGGTGGGCGCCGTCACGGGCCTGATGGTGCTGGTCGTCCTCGGCATCGGGCTGGGCGGGCTGTCCTTCGCGCTGGCGATCGCCGCCCGGCGGTCCCCGTCGCTGTTCTGGGGCGTGCAGCAGACCGCGCTTTTCCCGATGATGCTGCTGTCCGGGGTCTTCCTGCCCATGGACGACGCCCCCGCCGTGCTACGGGCGCTGTCGGCCGTGAACCCGCTCACCCACGTCGTGGAGGCCGAGCGGGCCCTGTTCAACGGGCACCTGATCGGCGGGACTCCGCTCGCGGGAGCGCTGACCGCGGTCGGCGTGGCGGTGGTGGGGCTGCTCGTCGGCATCCGCTCCATGCGCCGCGCCTCCCTGTAG
- a CDS encoding uridine kinase, with protein sequence MRARPVSPATLVEELADRITAAPATPWTRVIIDGGPAPWHDTSAPQRGGEPFAGAASLADALVAPLRVRGREVMRVSAGDFLRPASLRLEFGRTDPDVFYTAWLDIGALKREVLGPLAPGGSGRVLPALWNRAADRAFRRPYVTLPPGGVLLLDGALLLGRGLPYELAVHLWLSRGALARRTPEEERWTLPAYARYEEEVVPARVADIAVRADDPARPALVEAPP encoded by the coding sequence GTGCGTGCTCGACCCGTATCCCCGGCGACGCTGGTCGAAGAGCTGGCCGACCGGATAACCGCCGCGCCGGCCACGCCCTGGACACGCGTGATCATCGATGGCGGCCCCGCCCCCTGGCACGACACGTCCGCGCCGCAGCGGGGCGGGGAGCCGTTCGCCGGAGCGGCGAGTCTGGCCGACGCGCTGGTGGCGCCGCTCCGGGTGCGCGGGCGTGAGGTCATGCGGGTATCGGCGGGCGACTTCCTGCGTCCGGCGTCGCTGCGCCTGGAATTCGGACGTACCGACCCCGACGTCTTCTACACCGCGTGGCTGGACATCGGCGCGCTGAAGCGCGAGGTGCTCGGCCCGCTCGCGCCCGGCGGCTCGGGCAGGGTGCTGCCCGCGCTGTGGAACCGCGCCGCCGACCGCGCCTTCCGCCGGCCGTACGTGACGCTGCCGCCCGGCGGGGTGCTGCTGCTGGACGGCGCCCTTCTGCTCGGACGCGGCCTGCCGTACGAGCTCGCCGTGCACCTGTGGCTGTCGCGGGGCGCGCTGGCCCGTCGCACGCCCGAGGAGGAGCGGTGGACCCTGCCCGCATACGCCCGCTACGAGGAGGAGGTCGTTCCCGCGCGGGTGGCGGACATCGCCGTGCGCGCCGACGACCCGGCCCGTCCCGCCCTGGTGGAGGCGCCTCCCTGA
- a CDS encoding PhzF family phenazine biosynthesis protein, which translates to MRVFTVDSFTDRPFRGNPAGVCLLDAPADEEWMLAVAAEMRHSETAFVHGDGDGPRSLRWFTPAVEVALCGHATLATAHVLYSLGASGRLEFATKSGILATERTDDGLIIMDFPAAPPQEAEPPAGLAEALGVAPVWCGRSRFDVLVEVDSADAVRAVAPDLRRLAEVDTRGVIVTARGDGGADYVSRFFAPRVGVDEDPVTGSAHCALAPYWSAKLGRDALLGRQVSARGGEVRTTVRGDRVELAGRAVTVWSGELHA; encoded by the coding sequence ATGCGCGTCTTCACCGTGGACTCCTTCACCGACCGGCCCTTCCGCGGCAATCCCGCCGGCGTGTGCCTGCTCGACGCCCCCGCCGACGAGGAGTGGATGCTGGCCGTCGCGGCCGAGATGCGCCACTCGGAGACGGCGTTCGTGCACGGCGACGGCGACGGCCCGCGCTCGCTGCGCTGGTTCACCCCCGCCGTCGAGGTCGCGCTGTGCGGGCACGCCACCCTGGCCACCGCGCACGTCCTGTACTCGCTGGGCGCGTCGGGCAGGCTGGAGTTCGCCACGAAGAGCGGCATCCTGGCCACCGAGCGGACGGACGACGGCCTGATCATCATGGACTTCCCCGCCGCGCCGCCGCAGGAGGCCGAGCCTCCCGCGGGGCTGGCGGAGGCGCTGGGCGTCGCACCGGTGTGGTGCGGACGCAGCCGGTTCGACGTGCTGGTGGAGGTCGACTCGGCGGATGCCGTGCGCGCCGTCGCCCCCGACCTGCGGCGGCTCGCCGAGGTCGACACCCGGGGTGTCATCGTCACCGCGCGCGGCGACGGCGGGGCCGACTACGTGTCACGCTTCTTCGCTCCCCGCGTCGGCGTGGACGAGGACCCGGTGACCGGGTCGGCCCACTGCGCGCTCGCCCCGTACTGGTCGGCCAAGCTGGGCCGGGACGCGCTGCTGGGGCGCCAGGTGTCCGCCCGCGGCGGCGAGGTCCGCACCACCGTGCGCGGCGACCGCGTGGAGCTCGCCGGGCGGGCCGTGACGGTCTGGTCGGGGGAGCTGCACGCCTGA
- a CDS encoding class I SAM-dependent methyltransferase, protein MSRSWAFGTASRSPFSHPSGFRGRLAGLVMLLTNDHQGVVDLLAVRPGDQVLEIGHGAGGFLRRLTATPAGMIYGVEPSAVMRDEAARRLRNEIASGRVELRLGTAEDTGLPTTSIDRVVALNNVAIWPDLEAGLREIHRITRPDGLVVIGWHSRTAPSRLTRRLALPEDRLEVLHDTMRRVFGAAERVELRSLTAFTATR, encoded by the coding sequence GTGAGCCGGTCCTGGGCCTTCGGCACGGCCTCACGCTCGCCCTTCTCGCACCCGTCCGGCTTCCGAGGCAGGCTGGCCGGGCTGGTGATGCTGCTCACCAACGACCATCAGGGCGTGGTGGATCTACTCGCCGTACGGCCGGGCGATCAGGTACTGGAGATCGGCCACGGGGCGGGAGGGTTCCTGCGCCGCCTGACCGCGACCCCCGCGGGCATGATCTACGGGGTGGAGCCCTCGGCGGTGATGCGTGACGAGGCGGCGCGGCGGCTGCGGAACGAGATCGCCTCCGGTCGGGTCGAGCTGCGGCTCGGCACCGCGGAGGACACCGGCCTGCCCACCACGTCCATCGACCGCGTGGTCGCGCTGAACAACGTGGCCATCTGGCCCGACCTGGAGGCGGGACTGCGGGAGATCCACCGGATCACCCGTCCCGACGGGCTGGTGGTGATCGGCTGGCACAGCCGTACCGCACCGTCGCGGCTCACGCGCCGGCTGGCGCTGCCGGAGGATCGGCTGGAAGTGCTGCACGACACGATGCGGCGGGTCTTCGGCGCGGCGGAGCGGGTGGAGTTGCGGTCGCTGACCGCGTTCACCGCCACCCGTTGA
- a CDS encoding MerR family transcriptional regulator, translating to MELISIGEAARMLGMNTSALRYYEERRLLRPAARVDGRRMYGRDELRRLAFIRILHRLGARLDTAGAMLDEPRERRRAVVQEQIDELDRLIRRATDARRFLEHVMECEAERPIRDCPVMVDILDRLIDGVSFEHLAEEYRGKAASGSAAVVDSGD from the coding sequence ATGGAGCTGATATCGATCGGTGAGGCCGCGCGCATGCTGGGGATGAACACCTCGGCCCTGCGCTACTACGAGGAGCGCCGGCTGCTGCGGCCGGCCGCGCGTGTCGACGGCCGCCGCATGTACGGGCGTGACGAGCTGCGCCGTCTCGCCTTCATCCGCATCCTGCACCGGCTCGGAGCCCGGCTGGACACGGCGGGAGCCATGCTGGACGAGCCGCGCGAGCGGCGGCGGGCCGTCGTGCAGGAGCAGATCGATGAGCTCGACCGGCTCATCCGCCGCGCGACGGACGCCCGGCGGTTCCTGGAGCACGTCATGGAGTGCGAGGCGGAGCGCCCGATCCGTGACTGCCCGGTCATGGTCGACATCCTGGACAGGCTGATCGACGGCGTCTCCTTCGAGCATCTGGCCGAGGAGTACCGCGGGAAAGCGGCGAGCGGCTCCGCGGCCGTGGTTGATTCGGGGGATTAG
- a CDS encoding SDR family oxidoreductase: MRTVIAGGHGKIALRLTRLLAARGDEVISLIRNPEHAQDVRAAGGEPVVCDLERAQVEEVAAHMKGAEAAVFAAGAGPGSGAARKDTVDRAASVLLADAAEQAGVRRFVQISSMGAGNPPDPDRGEVWAAYIEAKTRAEEDLRARDLDWIVLRPGRLTDEQGTCLVTLAEPPVSPGSVPRDDVAAVIVTLLDTPEVRNRTLELTSGDTPIVGAVRALLP, translated from the coding sequence ATGCGTACGGTGATCGCCGGAGGGCATGGCAAGATCGCGCTGCGGTTGACGCGGCTGCTGGCGGCCCGGGGAGACGAGGTGATCTCCCTGATCCGCAACCCCGAGCACGCGCAGGACGTGCGGGCGGCCGGTGGTGAGCCGGTCGTGTGTGATCTGGAGCGGGCGCAGGTGGAGGAGGTCGCCGCCCACATGAAGGGCGCGGAGGCCGCGGTGTTCGCCGCCGGGGCCGGGCCGGGCAGCGGCGCGGCCAGGAAGGACACCGTGGACCGTGCGGCCTCGGTGCTGCTGGCCGACGCCGCGGAGCAGGCGGGGGTGCGGCGCTTCGTGCAGATCTCCTCGATGGGCGCGGGCAACCCGCCCGACCCGGACCGGGGCGAGGTGTGGGCGGCCTACATCGAGGCCAAGACCCGCGCCGAGGAGGACCTGCGCGCCCGCGACCTCGACTGGATCGTGCTGCGGCCGGGCAGGCTGACCGACGAGCAGGGAACCTGCCTGGTGACGCTCGCCGAACCGCCCGTCTCCCCCGGCAGCGTGCCACGGGACGACGTGGCGGCGGTGATCGTCACCCTGCTGGACACCCCCGAGGTGCGTAACCGCACGCTGGAACTCACCTCCGGCGACACGCCGATCGTCGGCGCGGTGCGGGCGCTGCTGCCTTGA